The following proteins come from a genomic window of Nycticebus coucang isolate mNycCou1 chromosome 11, mNycCou1.pri, whole genome shotgun sequence:
- the CCM2 gene encoding cerebral cavernous malformations 2 protein isoform X4 — MEEEGKKGKKYLGQLTSIPGYLNPSSRTEILHFIDNAKRAHQLPGHLTQEHDAVLSLSAYNVKLAWRDGEDIILRVPIHDIAAVSYVRDDAAHLVVLKTAQDPGISPSQSLCAESSRGLSAGSLSESAVGPVEACCLVILATESKVAAEELCCLLGQVFQVVYTESTIDFLDRAIFDGASTPTHHLSLHSDDSSTKVDIKETYEAEASTFSFPDSADVGGVSPLSFYIRPSSHGKTVSESELSASATELLQDYMLTLRTKLSSQEIQQFATRLHEYRNGASIHEFCINLRQLYGDSRKFLLLGLRPFIPEKDSQHFENFLETIGVKDGRGIITDSFGRHRRALSTTSSSTTNGNRAAGSSDDRSVPSEGDEWDRMISDISSDIEALGCSMDQDSA, encoded by the exons TATTTAGGTCAGTTAACGTCTATACCAGGATACCTGAATCCCTCCAGTAGGACTGAAATCCTGCATTTCATAGACAATGCAAAG AGAGCCCACCAGCTTCCCGGACACTTGACTCAGGAGCACGATGCTGTGCTCAGCCTGTCTGCCTACAATGTCAAGCTGGCCTGGCGTGATGGGGAGGACATCATCCTCAGGGTACCCATCCATGACATCGCTGCCGTCTCCTATGTCCGGGATGACGCCGCACACCTGGTCGTCCTGAAGACAG CCCAGGACCCGGGTATCTCCCCCAGCCAGAGTCTGTGTGCGGAAAGTTCCAGAGGCCTCAGTGCAGGCTCGCTGTCAGAGAGTGCAGTGGGGCCAGTGGAAGCATGCTGCCTGGTCATCCTGGCTACAGAGAGCAAG GTCGCTGCGGAGGAGCTCTGCTGCCTGCTGGGCCAGGTCTTCCAGGTCGTGTACACGGAGTCCACCATCGACTTTCTGGACAGAGCAATATTTGATGGGGCCTCCACCCCGACCCACCACCTGTCCCTGCACAGCG ATGACTCTTCGACAAAAGTGGACATTAAGGAGACGTACGAGGCAGAAGCCAGCACTTT CTCCTTCCCTGACTCTGCGGACGTGGGTGGAGTGTCACCATTGTCCTTCTACATTCGGCCATCATCTCATGGCAAGACGGTCAGTGAGAGTGAGCTGAGCGCGAGCGCCACCGAGCTGCTGCAGGACTACATGCTGACG CTGCGCACCAAGCTGTCATCACAGGAGATCCAGCAGTTTGCAACTCGGCTGCATGAGTACCGCAATGGGGCCTCCATCCATGAGTTCTGCATCAACTTGCGGCAGCTCTACGGGGACAGCCGCAAGTTCCTGCTGCTTG GTCTGCGGCCCTTCATCCCTGAGAAGGACAGCCAGCACTTTGAGAACTTCCTGGAGACCATTGGTGTTAAGGATGGGCGTGGCATCATCACCGACAGCTTCGGCAGGCACCGTCGAGCCCTGAGCACCACATCCAGCTCCACTACCAATGGGAACAGGGCTGCAGGCAGCTCCGATGACCGGTCGGTGCCCTCTGAGGGGGACGAGTGGGACCGCATGATTTCGGACATCAGTAGTGACATCGAGGCACTGGGCTGCAGCATGGACCAGGACTCAGCATGA